From Pseudomonas arsenicoxydans:
CGCGAAACTGGCGCTGGAGTTCAGCTCGCTGGAAAACCTGGGGCCTGTTGATTTCGATAGGGCTTTTACAGAGTTGGTGGTGGGGCCGATACGCCATCTGGCCGGAGTGACGCTTGCGGGCATGTCGGCCAAGGGTGTTTTTCAAGTCATCAAGGACATCGCGCTGCCTGGCGAGGTGAACGCGCATGTGGCCAAAGCTCTCGATGATGGGTTGTATAGCGGTAAGACACTGCAGGATTTGCCCGACCGCGTGCGCTTTATCTTTAACGCCTCAAACCTGCAGTCGGGGGCGGTCTGGCGATTTTCAAAGCCTTACATGGGTGACTGGAAAGTGGGCAGAGTCATGAATCCTGCACTTTCGATTGCCCGCGCCGTCGGGGCGTCTGCGGCGTTTCCGCCGGTCCTGGCGCCAGCGACACTGGATCTCAAGGACAGCGATTTTGCGCCTGACGACGGCACGCAGTTCCTGCGGCATGCGCCCTACACGACATCGGTCGCCCTCGCCGACGGCGGGGTCTACGATAACCTCGGGTTGGAGACTTGCTACAAGTCCTTCAAGACACTGTTCGTCAGTAACGCCGGCAAGCCCTTTGCCGAGCAGCCCGACGTGTCGGTGAATTGGGTGTCCATCGGCAGTCGCTGCCTCGACGTGATGGACAACCAGGTGCTGAGTCTTAGAAAGCGTCTGCTTATCCAGGCCTTTGAAGCCCGTGAGCGCTATGGAGCCTTTTGGGATATCAAACAGGACATCGGCGTTCACGCACTTGCCAATTGCCTGCCTTGCCCACTAGATAGCACGCGCAGGCTGGCCCAGGTGCCGACTGACCTTGCGACAAAGGACATGGAAACCCAGAAACGCCTGATCAACTGGGGTTATGCGGTAGCTGATGCGGCCGTCCGGGCGCATTTCAATGGACAACTGCCGCCGCCGATTGGATTTCCCTATCCCGAGAGCGCTTTGTGAGTCGTCATTTTCAGGCTGATATCGAATGACCGCGCTAACGCAGTAACCAGCCTCTGGCGTACGTGTTTCAAACGTTGGTCAGACAAGGAGATCTGGAATGGACACGTCCGACTACTCTCCACCGGCCATGCGCAAACTGCGGGTGTATGCCTTCGATCCGCAAGCCTCGACTCAAATGGAAACGGTGCAGATCAACCACGCCACCATCGAATTGCCCTAGGAGCAACGATGGGAGCCCGACATCTTGCCGGGGCCGGTGAACGAGTATCTGGAAGTCATTGATGTCGACCCTACCAGCGGCCAGTTCTATAAACCGGTGGACTTGAATGATCCGCATTTGTTGGCCCAGGACGGCCTCGCGCCTTCCGAGGGGGATCCGCGTTTCCATCAGCAGATGGTCTTTGCCGTCGCGATGAAGACCATCAAATTGTTTGAGCGGGCGCTGGGGCGCAAGGTGTTCTGGTCACCCAGAGCGGTCGAGGATGCCGTGAGAAAGCGGGTGACGTCTCACACCTATGTCCGGCGGC
This genomic window contains:
- a CDS encoding patatin-like phospholipase family protein, coding for MPTVEPVSNLPQPDKPQPLRESAALALSGGGYRAMLFHTGTLWRLGQLGFFQDKPLQRFGTDGTESVGKLERISSVSGGSIISAKLALEFSSLENLGPVDFDRAFTELVVGPIRHLAGVTLAGMSAKGVFQVIKDIALPGEVNAHVAKALDDGLYSGKTLQDLPDRVRFIFNASNLQSGAVWRFSKPYMGDWKVGRVMNPALSIARAVGASAAFPPVLAPATLDLKDSDFAPDDGTQFLRHAPYTTSVALADGGVYDNLGLETCYKSFKTLFVSNAGKPFAEQPDVSVNWVSIGSRCLDVMDNQVLSLRKRLLIQAFEARERYGAFWDIKQDIGVHALANCLPCPLDSTRRLAQVPTDLATKDMETQKRLINWGYAVADAAVRAHFNGQLPPPIGFPYPESAL